A genomic stretch from Ureibacillus composti includes:
- a CDS encoding right-handed parallel beta-helix repeat-containing protein, with amino-acid sequence MNLKNIEAFTNEIEGLLEEYKKKLPKLETIQSHRIHEIQENFSKLQYVLTVVGSSNSGKSTFINALLGEDLLPTNNESACSLTTTDIVFGDDTNKLAKLYENGHKELVEGENLAEVFREEAKASLQQDEIYFRYQLTRKLYSFQDHQTQQERDIVLVDTPDIHGMEGLDVKKEDILKVFNDVIQRTDSLLYILNFQNYKADKNLEILNSIREVRPDLLNHLNVVVNQIDHMTPEDGHLSDRLNDVSNALISWGVPNHTLYPISAIKALGARLIESQSPQLASHAQKLEPFLPEVDVEVEGKLVKGRVALEDAADLLRKDSGILQVEEDIIAPIFHHISDKNEENIKSSLQTGVEEVSDQVNEEMNQLQQKMDEKRKEIQHIESEKGKLKQLIEHHFDVQIELQNVFKSEIKKWAANENLTPFSKEIEPFPYNLKVINFDSTESAREAGEQQLKNWILEETEQFLRQAHQHYHTRIQSKSSEHDFFHDMNRLAAMSLQHLNKTLVEFTNHLKGIRFIDEHLNIPSPEMIEKPYKLANLDQYLSYVEVETYAEAVTRNYLIFFKETDYVDRFAYQLKNAVEYTVRELSIELSEMGSKLNDIYKKLKYVDFPQRIVQVVKDRIQESVQHIRSEIIHLNVHADLIEEEIDDLQKEYALMDEFLQKIVGRTNLETQSIPLDVKESDDFERAIRKAPNGATLCLEEGTFTLRESLEIHHSIGIVGVEGKTHLQLSDSLIVKGSNSFFMKDVSVLLDSEQSGIEISGYYTKIENSTFTTNADAKGSPFLSFVGDVKGLVEKCEFSNAETAIHLTSKNELMIKSSHFDSNSKGILAMGESNPYVLNNRFTNHQHSAIETDDYSSGVYKGNHFENGEVGLNVLNSTSPKITGNQIISNQFGISVYEHAKPIIEKNVMKENKVGLKAQGQSEIEFIENEVLQQSTFGIHLVNNSTANMRANLIKRNEGDGLVVNNLAKVIAHNNEFSENTGHGVVLSDQTDGKFEQNVFEANESQGILIQSNATFIGENNSFSENGEAGILAEDDSKVKLLNNTIKKNRIGMKINGKVVLVSHHNEYLENDVHGLSISGSNKGIIENNRFAHNGQLPIYLAKPQAILFAKNQFIVTKWYSKMKGSYLLAKIRIAASNQQLKKEIE; translated from the coding sequence ATGAATTTGAAAAATATAGAAGCTTTCACAAATGAAATAGAAGGTCTACTTGAGGAGTATAAAAAGAAACTACCAAAATTAGAAACGATACAATCTCATCGAATTCATGAAATTCAGGAAAATTTTTCAAAATTGCAATATGTCCTAACTGTCGTTGGCTCCTCAAATTCAGGAAAGTCCACATTTATTAATGCCTTATTGGGTGAAGATTTATTGCCAACAAATAACGAGTCAGCGTGTTCCTTAACAACAACCGATATTGTATTTGGCGATGATACTAATAAACTAGCAAAACTCTATGAAAACGGCCATAAAGAATTGGTTGAGGGTGAAAACTTAGCAGAAGTTTTTCGTGAAGAAGCGAAAGCATCTCTGCAACAAGACGAGATTTATTTCCGTTATCAACTCACTCGTAAATTGTATTCTTTTCAAGATCATCAAACCCAGCAGGAGCGCGATATTGTCCTTGTTGACACTCCGGATATTCATGGAATGGAAGGCCTTGATGTTAAGAAAGAGGACATCTTGAAGGTTTTCAATGATGTCATTCAAAGAACGGATTCTTTATTATATATACTTAATTTCCAAAATTATAAAGCAGATAAAAATTTAGAAATATTAAATTCGATACGTGAGGTTCGCCCAGATTTATTGAATCACCTTAACGTTGTGGTTAATCAAATTGATCACATGACGCCTGAGGATGGGCATCTTTCAGACAGATTGAATGATGTATCAAATGCACTGATTAGTTGGGGTGTCCCAAATCATACGCTATATCCAATCAGTGCAATTAAAGCATTAGGTGCGCGGTTAATCGAATCTCAATCTCCGCAATTGGCTTCTCATGCGCAAAAGCTTGAACCGTTTCTTCCAGAGGTTGATGTAGAAGTGGAAGGAAAGCTTGTAAAGGGTCGGGTTGCGCTAGAAGATGCAGCGGATTTGCTACGAAAAGATAGCGGTATTTTACAAGTAGAAGAAGACATCATTGCCCCAATATTTCATCACATTTCCGATAAAAATGAAGAGAACATAAAATCATCGCTTCAAACGGGTGTGGAGGAAGTTTCGGATCAAGTCAATGAGGAAATGAATCAACTTCAACAGAAGATGGATGAAAAACGTAAGGAAATTCAGCATATTGAATCTGAAAAAGGTAAATTGAAGCAACTAATCGAGCACCATTTCGACGTTCAGATTGAGCTGCAGAATGTTTTCAAAAGTGAAATCAAAAAGTGGGCAGCAAATGAAAACCTTACGCCATTCTCCAAAGAAATCGAGCCATTTCCATATAATTTGAAAGTCATAAACTTTGATTCTACTGAAAGTGCGAGAGAAGCAGGAGAGCAACAGCTGAAAAATTGGATCCTAGAGGAAACTGAACAATTTCTTCGACAAGCACATCAACATTATCATACGAGAATCCAATCCAAAAGTTCTGAACATGACTTTTTTCACGACATGAATCGACTTGCAGCTATGTCACTTCAGCATTTAAATAAAACACTAGTAGAATTTACGAACCATCTTAAAGGAATTCGGTTCATTGATGAGCACCTAAATATTCCGAGTCCAGAAATGATAGAAAAACCTTATAAATTAGCGAATCTGGATCAGTATTTATCTTATGTTGAGGTCGAAACCTACGCCGAAGCTGTGACGCGGAACTACCTAATTTTCTTTAAGGAAACGGACTATGTTGACCGCTTTGCTTATCAATTAAAGAATGCGGTCGAATATACAGTTCGTGAGTTATCGATTGAACTTTCGGAAATGGGAAGTAAACTGAATGATATTTATAAGAAATTAAAATATGTTGATTTTCCACAACGAATTGTACAAGTTGTAAAAGACCGTATTCAAGAGTCTGTTCAACATATTAGAAGTGAAATCATCCATTTGAATGTGCACGCCGATTTAATCGAAGAAGAAATTGATGATCTTCAAAAGGAATACGCTTTGATGGATGAATTTTTACAAAAAATCGTAGGGCGTACCAACTTAGAAACTCAATCGATACCCCTTGATGTAAAGGAATCAGATGATTTTGAGCGAGCAATTCGTAAAGCGCCTAATGGGGCAACGCTTTGCCTGGAAGAAGGAACTTTTACTTTGCGAGAATCTCTTGAAATTCATCATTCCATTGGGATCGTCGGGGTGGAAGGGAAAACGCATCTGCAGTTATCCGATTCATTGATCGTTAAAGGAAGTAACTCTTTCTTTATGAAAGACGTTTCGGTTTTATTGGATTCAGAACAAAGTGGCATTGAGATAAGTGGGTATTATACAAAGATTGAAAATTCGACATTCACAACGAATGCCGATGCAAAAGGGTCACCGTTTTTATCCTTTGTTGGTGATGTGAAAGGCCTTGTTGAAAAGTGTGAGTTTTCGAACGCAGAGACTGCAATTCATCTAACGTCCAAAAATGAATTGATGATTAAGTCCTCTCATTTTGATTCCAACAGTAAAGGAATCTTAGCGATGGGTGAGTCAAATCCTTATGTTTTAAACAATCGATTTACAAATCATCAGCACAGTGCAATTGAAACGGACGATTATTCATCAGGTGTATATAAAGGGAATCATTTTGAAAATGGTGAAGTCGGTTTGAACGTTTTAAATTCGACATCACCAAAAATTACAGGGAATCAAATTATTTCCAATCAATTTGGCATTTCCGTTTACGAACATGCGAAGCCAATCATCGAGAAGAATGTGATGAAAGAGAATAAAGTGGGATTAAAAGCGCAAGGGCAATCTGAAATTGAATTCATAGAAAATGAAGTGCTACAACAATCTACTTTCGGCATCCATTTAGTGAATAATAGTACGGCTAACATGCGAGCAAACCTCATCAAGAGAAACGAAGGCGATGGATTAGTCGTGAATAATTTAGCGAAGGTAATCGCCCATAATAATGAATTTAGTGAAAACACAGGTCATGGTGTTGTGCTAAGTGATCAAACCGACGGCAAGTTTGAACAAAATGTATTTGAAGCGAATGAATCCCAAGGTATTTTAATTCAATCAAATGCAACGTTCATTGGAGAAAATAATAGCTTTTCAGAAAATGGGGAAGCGGGAATTCTTGCAGAAGATGATTCAAAAGTAAAACTCCTAAATAATACGATTAAGAAAAATAGAATCGGTATGAAGATTAACGGGAAAGTTGTACTTGTTTCACATCATAATGAATACCTAGAAAATGATGTACACGGCCTGTCAATCTCTGGTTCGAATAAAGGAATCATTGAAAATAACCGCTTTGCACATAATGGGCAATTGCCGATCTATTTAGCGAAACCACAGGCCATTCTGTTTGCGAAAAATCAATTTATCGTCACGAAATGGTATAGCAAAATGAAGGGTTCGTATTTGTTAGCAAAAATTCGAATCGCAGCATCGAATCAACAACTGAAGAAGGAAATCGAGTAG
- a CDS encoding transposase → MPREARKQSSTGIYHVIMRGINKQTIFEDEEDMQRFLEILNKYKLAGKYRVFGYCLMDNHIHLLLREADEALSTAIKRISSSYVYWYNMKYERCGHLFQERFKSENVETAAYFLTVLRYIHQNPLRAGLVKNVFDGRWTSVNEYIHKSDIVDIDIGLKLFSPNRKKARSFYIEHMKIWTDDQCLEVDLIAKKTDQEVMEYLYKLGVVNISHLQQLDKPTRNKILVAVKSLDGVSIRQLSRITGISKSVIGRL, encoded by the coding sequence ATGCCGAGGGAAGCACGGAAGCAGAGTAGTACAGGAATTTATCATGTCATTATGAGAGGGATCAATAAACAAACAATCTTTGAAGATGAAGAGGATATGCAAAGGTTCTTGGAAATATTAAATAAGTATAAATTGGCCGGTAAATATCGAGTATTTGGTTATTGTTTAATGGACAACCATATCCATTTATTATTGAGAGAAGCAGATGAGGCACTTTCTACCGCCATCAAGCGAATTAGTTCAAGCTATGTCTATTGGTACAACATGAAATATGAACGATGTGGCCATTTATTTCAAGAACGATTTAAAAGTGAAAATGTCGAAACTGCGGCTTACTTTCTTACTGTACTTCGATATATCCATCAAAATCCATTGCGAGCAGGGCTAGTGAAAAATGTGTTCGATGGTAGATGGACAAGTGTAAATGAATACATACATAAATCAGACATTGTAGATATTGATATTGGTCTGAAATTATTTTCTCCCAACCGAAAAAAGGCCAGAAGTTTCTATATTGAACACATGAAAATTTGGACAGATGATCAATGTTTAGAGGTCGATCTGATTGCGAAAAAAACGGATCAGGAAGTAATGGAGTATCTATACAAATTAGGCGTAGTAAATATAAGTCATCTTCAACAATTGGACAAGCCAACTAGAAACAAGATATTAGTTGCGGTAAAATCACTAGATGGTGTCTCTATTCGGCAATTATCAAGAATAACAGGGATATCGAAAAGTGTGATTGGTCGATTATAG
- a CDS encoding GDSL-type esterase/lipase family protein: MSKNKRKKRLSSFIIVVALIVMSFLLRSLTDGERYSAEGNGKPTSLKDIKIKVACVGDSITYGYGYPEELQRLLGTAYDVRNFGYSGRTAMSTGDYPYIKEEIYKESLTFSPKIVVIMFGTNDSKVQNWISKEEFKKQYRDLILSYTTLNSSPTVYLNTPATPYYIDGKTSGPMKFNIQKEKVSEVVEGVQELGKELGLEVININQVTKNHPEWFEKDGIHPNPDGAKAIASAVYQGITGT; encoded by the coding sequence ATGAGTAAGAATAAGCGGAAAAAACGATTGTCTTCTTTTATAATCGTTGTTGCACTAATTGTGATGTCTTTCCTGTTGAGGAGTTTAACAGATGGTGAACGTTATTCAGCTGAGGGTAATGGGAAGCCGACGAGTCTAAAAGACATTAAAATTAAAGTTGCTTGTGTAGGGGATAGTATTACATATGGCTATGGGTATCCAGAAGAATTACAGCGACTCCTTGGTACAGCTTATGATGTACGGAATTTTGGTTATAGTGGCAGGACCGCAATGAGCACTGGAGATTATCCGTATATTAAGGAAGAAATATATAAAGAGAGTTTAACTTTTTCACCAAAGATCGTTGTCATTATGTTTGGGACAAATGATTCAAAAGTTCAAAATTGGATTAGTAAAGAGGAATTTAAAAAGCAATATCGAGATTTAATACTGTCCTACACAACTCTGAATTCAAGTCCTACTGTCTACCTGAATACACCAGCAACTCCCTATTATATAGATGGGAAAACAAGTGGTCCGATGAAATTTAATATCCAAAAAGAAAAGGTCTCGGAAGTGGTGGAAGGCGTACAAGAATTAGGGAAGGAGCTAGGTTTAGAGGTCATTAATATTAATCAAGTAACCAAAAATCATCCGGAATGGTTTGAAAAGGATGGAATTCATCCAAACCCTGATGGAGCAAAAGCAATTGCTAGTGCGGTTTATCAGGGGATCACTGGGACATAG
- a CDS encoding MFS transporter, which produces MNAIQINETIDRSRFRGFHLSLIVWCFFIILMDGYDVVIYGSIVPSLMEEWSISPVTAGAIGSYTAAGTAVGAVVFGLMADKIGRKKVIMICTIMFSLFTALSTFAGGPVLFTIMRVIAGLGLGGVMPNVIALSTEYAPKKIRGAIVSFIFCGYSIGAMAAAMISKSLLPEMGWKPIFWIAAIPLVFIPFLMKQLPESANFLLSKGRDEEVRNIYSKLDPDVTLAPNAVFVKPARKSGGGSPLAKLFENKLALSTIMFWISCFSAFVLIYAMNVWLPKLMIEAGYSLGNSLLFVVALNAGAIVGTIIFGRLTDKWGFKKIMVPLYLLGFIALSAIGLTNNTALAYILVGIIGAASVGVQNISNAFVSQYYQPEVRSTGVGAAMAFGRVGGIFAPTFVGVLLTMNLSAQMNFTFIGMAALLGGIAILFVQEKYAHYRQEEEVRDSRDRSSVPLKESAMAD; this is translated from the coding sequence ATGAATGCTATACAAATAAATGAAACCATTGACCGCAGTCGCTTTCGTGGTTTCCATCTTTCCCTAATCGTTTGGTGTTTTTTTATTATCTTAATGGATGGATATGATGTTGTGATTTATGGTTCCATTGTGCCTTCCTTAATGGAAGAATGGTCCATCTCGCCTGTTACAGCAGGAGCCATAGGGAGCTATACAGCCGCTGGTACTGCAGTTGGCGCCGTAGTGTTTGGATTAATGGCAGATAAAATCGGACGTAAAAAAGTCATTATGATTTGTACGATTATGTTTAGCTTGTTCACCGCTCTATCAACTTTCGCCGGAGGACCTGTGCTATTCACAATTATGCGCGTCATCGCAGGACTTGGTCTAGGAGGCGTAATGCCAAATGTCATTGCCTTATCAACTGAATACGCACCGAAAAAAATTAGAGGGGCCATCGTGTCGTTCATTTTCTGTGGATATTCAATTGGCGCAATGGCGGCAGCGATGATTAGTAAATCCCTTTTACCTGAAATGGGTTGGAAACCGATTTTCTGGATTGCGGCTATTCCATTAGTATTCATCCCATTCTTGATGAAACAGCTACCAGAATCAGCAAACTTCTTATTATCAAAAGGAAGAGACGAAGAAGTACGAAACATCTATAGCAAGTTGGATCCTGATGTGACACTTGCGCCAAATGCAGTCTTTGTAAAACCTGCTAGAAAGTCAGGAGGCGGTTCACCACTTGCGAAACTATTTGAAAACAAACTGGCACTAAGTACCATCATGTTCTGGATTTCTTGTTTCTCAGCTTTCGTTCTTATTTACGCGATGAACGTTTGGTTACCAAAACTGATGATTGAAGCAGGTTACAGTTTAGGAAATAGTCTATTGTTTGTCGTTGCTTTAAATGCAGGAGCGATCGTGGGGACAATTATCTTTGGTCGACTAACGGATAAATGGGGCTTTAAAAAAATTATGGTACCACTCTATTTATTAGGCTTCATCGCATTGAGTGCTATCGGATTAACAAACAACACAGCACTTGCTTATATACTGGTCGGCATCATCGGCGCTGCATCAGTTGGTGTTCAAAACATCAGTAATGCTTTTGTTTCTCAATACTACCAACCAGAAGTCCGTTCAACAGGAGTAGGTGCTGCCATGGCATTCGGACGTGTTGGCGGCATATTCGCTCCAACATTTGTAGGGGTACTGTTAACAATGAACCTATCCGCCCAAATGAACTTCACCTTTATCGGTATGGCCGCATTACTCGGCGGAATCGCTATCCTTTTCGTTCAAGAAAAGTATGCTCATTACCGACAAGAGGAAGAAGTGCGGGACAGTAGGGACAGGTCCTCTGTCCCACTTAAAGAAAGTGCAATGGCTGATTGA
- a CDS encoding Dabb family protein, whose translation MIEHIVLIKFSPETTLEQKQELIRRTLELKEKIPGIIDIRQGINFSERSKGYDMGLTARLEDRVALENYLPHPAHQEILTYLKEIGVEDTIIVDFEI comes from the coding sequence ATGATTGAACATATCGTTTTAATTAAATTTTCTCCAGAAACAACGTTAGAACAAAAACAAGAGCTAATCCGCCGTACGCTTGAGTTAAAGGAGAAAATCCCTGGTATCATCGATATTAGACAGGGCATCAACTTTTCCGAGCGAAGCAAAGGCTACGATATGGGGTTAACCGCACGTCTAGAAGACCGTGTAGCTTTAGAAAACTATCTCCCTCACCCAGCCCATCAGGAAATCCTTACTTACCTAAAGGAAATTGGCGTAGAGGATACGATTATTGTAGACTTTGAGATTTAG
- a CDS encoding flavin-dependent oxidoreductase has translation MPNIKSAIIVGGGIGGLATALKLHRVGVLVKVFESVETIKALGVGINLLPHSVKVLTELGLSEELEKTGLPTAELMYVNKFGKKIWQEDRGLAAGYKWPQYSIHRGELQMLLLNAVKEQLGEEAVFTGHHLTSFENEADGVVAHFENKKTGEHIGTYRADILIAADGIHSVVRKHFYPNEGLPKYSGRILWRGVTESTPYLTGRSMIMAGYQDQKFVSYPISPELAKEGRSLVNWIAELSIDEMPDRADWNKEIDKEKFAPAFKNWDFGWLNVPKIIEEAKAVYEFPMVDRDPLPQWTFGRVTLLGDAAHPMYPIGSNGASQAILDADALGRVIEGQPDAELALKEYEALRLDATANIVLTNRQNGPEQVMQIVEDRAPNGFENLDDVISYEELAEIANKYKQIAGFDKESLNSK, from the coding sequence TTGCCGAATATTAAATCAGCAATTATCGTCGGCGGAGGAATCGGAGGGCTTGCGACTGCCCTTAAACTTCACCGCGTTGGCGTGCTAGTGAAAGTATTTGAAAGTGTTGAAACGATTAAAGCGCTAGGGGTTGGTATTAATTTATTGCCCCATTCCGTTAAAGTGCTAACTGAGCTAGGTTTATCGGAAGAGCTCGAAAAAACAGGCTTACCAACAGCCGAACTGATGTATGTCAATAAATTTGGGAAGAAAATCTGGCAAGAAGATCGCGGCTTGGCTGCGGGCTATAAATGGCCACAATACTCTATTCACCGTGGTGAACTTCAAATGCTACTCCTAAATGCAGTTAAGGAACAATTAGGCGAAGAAGCTGTGTTCACAGGACATCACCTCACTTCATTTGAAAACGAAGCAGATGGTGTGGTTGCTCATTTTGAAAATAAAAAAACAGGTGAACATATTGGTACATATCGTGCGGATATCCTAATCGCGGCAGATGGCATCCATTCAGTCGTGCGAAAACACTTTTATCCTAACGAAGGACTTCCAAAATACAGCGGTAGAATTTTATGGCGTGGTGTTACGGAGTCAACTCCATACTTAACAGGTCGCTCGATGATTATGGCGGGTTACCAAGATCAGAAATTTGTTTCCTACCCAATTAGTCCGGAATTAGCAAAAGAAGGTCGCTCTCTTGTAAACTGGATTGCAGAACTTTCAATTGATGAAATGCCAGACCGCGCAGACTGGAACAAAGAAATCGATAAAGAGAAATTTGCTCCTGCCTTTAAAAACTGGGACTTTGGCTGGCTGAATGTGCCGAAAATCATTGAAGAAGCAAAAGCAGTTTATGAATTCCCAATGGTCGACCGTGACCCACTTCCACAATGGACATTTGGACGAGTAACATTACTTGGTGATGCTGCACACCCAATGTATCCAATCGGTTCAAATGGTGCATCACAAGCAATTTTAGATGCCGATGCTCTAGGACGAGTAATTGAAGGACAACCTGATGCTGAACTTGCCTTAAAAGAATATGAAGCATTACGTCTTGATGCAACAGCAAATATTGTATTAACGAATCGTCAAAACGGACCAGAACAAGTGATGCAAATCGTTGAAGATCGTGCTCCAAATGGCTTTGAAAACTTAGACGATGTCATTTCCTACGAGGAGCTTGCGGAAATTGCCAATAAATACAAACAAATTGCAGGCTTCGATAAAGAATCGTTGAATAGCAAATAG
- a CDS encoding S-layer homology domain-containing protein, with protein sequence MQKYVKHICLTFIATIAITVPSYAQSTDEIKSRDIAKNQSEKDEITSYELDVLKFDPNLHFRPQTAITKVEEEQALNRANQIFQVSWTYKEIKSLYKNKVAITEMHTQPLTYEQFSNKLNEGFLIHTDSKVEASQSSPSFQMTSTSAYFAKIPVILDEDVYLRAFEPLTLINHNKIDYGYAVDQELIYSVGIIGSKVTVTVRTFNNGDYFIFTRFDNVSGTQKNIDLIQIEENVSSNDLFRFDRYPLVRDDGTVIGEDITSYPVGLLRLTKEDGSKEEQMIGKAYKSKQLTMEYEDGGKSSMRSLLAETESFAYAQVGNAFLTINSLSSTGNDIVEHWVMNSDQTLFKSDYNREAWMQENAEYYSKRNNWYTAEGPFNKMATSTEPLPQSGYGYGRNLLLLIEDRALALYKQQGDRFFENLVYNSFVNLDIFKGDRTYWPTEVTSTYLKGLYNISAPFIDTRFNEYIALFYYNSGELFHVKNYNEPLRNYADLLVLQKEQGHVIEVDEDSFYISDYFPINQEVTTHSSMNHVLGGMNLLLLAYEEFGDEKYLKTARAIMTAIEKDQKNWIRDNGNIWYKISPDGTFVGDDYQHLSLEDLINSYKLWSKIAPKYLATLEEMIASKSSYLSSDTLGYTTKIYNGLKDLEMLKYLPKGEERTEAK encoded by the coding sequence TTGCAAAAGTATGTAAAGCATATCTGTCTTACTTTCATTGCAACAATTGCCATAACGGTACCAAGTTATGCGCAGTCAACTGATGAAATAAAAAGTAGGGATATAGCAAAAAATCAATCAGAAAAGGATGAAATTACCTCATACGAGTTGGATGTATTAAAGTTTGATCCAAATTTACACTTTCGTCCACAAACAGCTATAACAAAAGTAGAAGAAGAACAAGCATTAAATCGAGCAAATCAAATTTTTCAAGTGTCATGGACTTATAAAGAAATAAAAAGTTTATATAAAAATAAAGTGGCTATTACAGAGATGCACACTCAGCCACTTACATATGAGCAATTTTCAAATAAACTTAATGAAGGTTTTTTAATACATACTGATAGTAAGGTAGAAGCATCACAGTCCTCACCATCTTTCCAAATGACAAGTACTAGTGCTTACTTTGCAAAAATCCCAGTGATTCTGGATGAAGATGTCTACTTACGTGCATTTGAACCGCTTACCTTAATCAATCATAACAAGATCGATTATGGATATGCAGTAGACCAAGAATTAATCTATTCAGTTGGAATCATCGGCTCAAAAGTAACCGTTACTGTTCGTACATTTAATAATGGAGATTACTTTATTTTTACTAGATTTGATAATGTTAGTGGAACTCAAAAGAATATTGACTTAATTCAAATCGAAGAAAACGTGAGTTCAAACGATTTATTCCGCTTTGACCGTTATCCATTAGTACGGGATGACGGAACCGTGATAGGAGAAGACATCACTTCCTATCCAGTCGGATTGCTGCGTCTGACAAAAGAGGACGGTTCAAAAGAAGAGCAAATGATCGGCAAAGCATATAAATCTAAACAGCTGACTATGGAATACGAGGATGGCGGTAAAAGCTCGATGCGTAGTCTATTAGCTGAAACAGAATCGTTCGCTTATGCCCAAGTCGGGAATGCATTTTTAACCATTAATTCACTTTCCTCAACAGGTAATGATATTGTCGAGCATTGGGTTATGAATTCAGATCAAACATTATTTAAATCAGATTATAATCGTGAAGCCTGGATGCAAGAAAATGCCGAATATTATTCGAAACGTAATAATTGGTATACTGCTGAAGGACCATTTAACAAAATGGCTACATCAACTGAACCACTGCCTCAAAGTGGCTATGGTTATGGTAGAAACTTATTATTACTAATAGAAGACCGAGCACTGGCACTTTATAAGCAACAGGGAGATCGATTTTTTGAAAATCTCGTATACAACTCTTTTGTCAATTTAGATATCTTTAAAGGAGATCGAACATATTGGCCAACAGAAGTAACAAGCACTTATTTAAAAGGATTATATAACATCTCTGCCCCATTTATTGATACGCGATTCAATGAATATATTGCGTTATTTTACTATAATAGTGGTGAATTATTTCACGTTAAAAACTATAATGAACCATTACGTAATTATGCAGATTTATTAGTCCTTCAAAAAGAACAAGGCCATGTCATAGAAGTGGATGAGGATTCCTTCTACATATCAGATTACTTCCCAATTAATCAAGAAGTGACAACTCATTCCTCCATGAACCATGTATTAGGTGGAATGAATTTATTATTGCTGGCTTATGAAGAGTTTGGAGACGAGAAGTATTTAAAAACTGCACGTGCCATTATGACAGCAATTGAAAAAGATCAGAAAAATTGGATTCGCGATAACGGCAATATTTGGTATAAAATATCACCAGACGGTACTTTTGTCGGGGATGACTATCAGCATTTATCTCTTGAGGATTTAATCAATTCCTATAAATTATGGTCTAAAATTGCCCCAAAATATTTAGCTACATTAGAAGAAATGATTGCTTCCAAATCTTCTTACCTTTCTAGTGACACATTAGGTTACACAACAAAAATCTATAACGGCTTAAAAGATTTAGAGATGCTAAAATACTTGCCAAAAGGTGAGGAACGAACAGAAGCGAAATAA
- a CDS encoding accessory gene regulator B family protein codes for MIYRLENSLYNLLVQENYSVLEKEKLRFGIQIVLSELIKLLIIYLIAILLDCVLPTFITHLAFLILRQVCLGYHFKGLLTCIVWSIITFPVAIKCLIELHHQQNFSGATLFVIFCTFLLMVYLLAPKGTVNQPIINEKHRRFLRKKMCFRMLLLIGVFCFSSVEIKLLISYGVLIEVIMLTLQPTLKGDASNE; via the coding sequence GTGATATATAGACTAGAAAACTCTTTATATAACTTATTAGTCCAAGAAAATTATTCAGTTCTTGAAAAAGAAAAACTAAGGTTTGGTATTCAGATTGTGTTATCCGAATTAATAAAATTGCTCATTATTTATTTAATTGCTATTTTATTAGATTGTGTGCTACCAACTTTCATAACACACCTAGCCTTTTTAATTTTAAGACAAGTTTGTTTAGGATACCATTTCAAAGGTTTACTCACTTGTATTGTATGGAGTATTATTACATTTCCAGTTGCCATTAAATGTTTAATAGAACTTCATCATCAGCAGAACTTTTCAGGTGCTACTCTATTTGTAATTTTCTGTACCTTCTTGCTTATGGTATATCTACTTGCGCCAAAAGGGACGGTAAATCAACCTATTATTAACGAAAAACATCGCCGTTTTTTACGAAAGAAAATGTGTTTTCGCATGTTACTATTAATTGGGGTGTTCTGTTTCAGTTCAGTGGAAATAAAGCTATTAATCTCTTATGGAGTTTTAATAGAAGTCATCATGTTAACTTTACAACCAACATTAAAAGGAGATGCCTCAAATGAATAA